A single window of Brevundimonas vitisensis DNA harbors:
- a CDS encoding PIN domain-containing protein has translation MIAGAEVFLDTHILIYAAQGRRVAPEKREIARNIILQGRYGTSGQVLAEFFSLATQKGVRPLSMETAARWVRTLAKKPCQSIDPPLVLAAVALSERYRISYWDAAIIAAAERLGAKVVYSENLNHGQTYGSVRVENPFLPA, from the coding sequence TCTATGCCGCTCAGGGTCGCCGCGTCGCACCAGAAAAGCGGGAGATTGCCCGCAACATCATCCTTCAAGGACGCTACGGCACGTCCGGCCAGGTGCTGGCTGAGTTCTTCAGCCTCGCGACGCAAAAGGGCGTCCGTCCCCTGTCGATGGAAACCGCGGCCCGCTGGGTCAGGACACTGGCCAAGAAGCCCTGCCAGTCAATCGATCCGCCCCTTGTGCTCGCCGCCGTCGCGCTGTCGGAACGCTACCGGATCTCCTATTGGGATGCGGCCATCATCGCGGCCGCTGAACGCCTGGGCGCCAAGGTCGTCTATTCCGAAAACCTCAACCACGGGCAGACCTATGGGTCGGTCCGCGTCGAAAACCCCTTCCTTCCCGCGTAG
- the sucD gene encoding succinate--CoA ligase subunit alpha produces the protein MSILVDRNTKIIVQGLTGKTGGFHTEQALAYHGTQMVGGVHPAKGGQTWTGSHGETLPIYASVAEAKDATGADASVIYVPPAGAADAIIEAIEAEIPFITCITEGIPVLDMVRVKRRLEGSKSRLLGPNCPGIMTPDECKIGIMPGSIFKKGNVGIVSRSGTLTYEAVFQTTNEGLGQTTAVGIGGDPVKGTEFIDVLELFLADPETHSIIMIGEIGGGAEEDAAQFLIDEAKKGRKKPMAGFIAGRTAPKGRTMGHAGAVVSGGKGDAESKIAAMEAAGIAVSPSPARLGKTLVEVLKG, from the coding sequence ATGTCCATTCTCGTCGACCGCAACACCAAGATCATCGTCCAGGGCCTGACCGGCAAGACCGGCGGCTTCCACACCGAACAGGCCCTGGCCTATCACGGCACCCAGATGGTCGGCGGCGTCCACCCGGCCAAGGGCGGCCAGACCTGGACCGGCTCGCACGGCGAAACCCTGCCCATCTATGCTTCGGTCGCCGAGGCCAAGGACGCCACCGGTGCTGACGCCTCGGTCATCTATGTGCCGCCGGCGGGCGCGGCCGATGCCATCATTGAGGCGATCGAAGCGGAAATCCCCTTCATCACCTGCATCACCGAGGGCATTCCGGTGCTGGACATGGTGCGCGTCAAGCGTCGGCTGGAGGGCTCCAAGTCCCGCCTGCTGGGCCCCAACTGCCCGGGCATCATGACGCCGGACGAGTGCAAGATCGGCATCATGCCCGGCTCCATCTTCAAGAAGGGCAACGTCGGCATCGTCTCGCGCTCGGGCACCCTGACCTATGAAGCGGTGTTCCAGACCACGAACGAGGGTCTGGGCCAGACCACGGCGGTTGGCATCGGGGGCGACCCGGTCAAGGGCACCGAGTTCATCGACGTGCTGGAACTGTTCCTGGCCGATCCGGAAACCCACTCCATCATCATGATCGGCGAAATCGGCGGCGGGGCCGAAGAAGACGCCGCCCAGTTCCTGATCGACGAAGCCAAGAAGGGCCGCAAGAAGCCGATGGCGGGCTTTATCGCCGGCCGCACCGCCCCCAAGGGTCGCACCATGGGCCACGCCGGTGCTGTGGTCAGCGGCGGCAAGGGCGATGCGGAATCCAAGATCGCAGCCATGGAGGCGGCCGGCATTGCGGTCTCCCCCTCGCCCGCCCGCCTGGGCAAGACCCTGGTCGAAGTGCTGAAGGGCTAA